One genomic window of Pecten maximus chromosome 3, xPecMax1.1, whole genome shotgun sequence includes the following:
- the LOC117322691 gene encoding adhesive plaque matrix protein-like yields MTTYATPTYATPTYAMTTNATPTYATPTYAMTTYATPTYATSTYAMTTYATPTYAMTTNATPTYAMTTYATPTNAMTTNATPTYAMTTNATPTYAMTTYATPTYAMTTNATPTYATPICAMTTNATPTCPQ; encoded by the coding sequence ATGACCACTTACGCCACACCCACTTACGCCACACCCACTTACGCCATGACCACTAACGCCACACCCACTTACGCCACACCCACTTACGCCATGACCACTTACGCCACACCCACTTACGCCACATCCACTTACGCCATGACCACTTACGCCACACCCACTTACGCCATGACCACTAACGCCACACCCACTTACGCCATGACCACTTACGCCACACCCACTAACGCCATGACCACTAACGCCACACCCACTTACGCCATGACCACTAACGCCACACCCACTTACGCCATGACCACTTACGCCACACCCACTTACGCCATGACCACTAACGCCACACCCACTTACGCCACACCCATTTGCGCCATGACCACTAACGCCACACCCACTTGCCCCCAGTGA